The following proteins are encoded in a genomic region of Ornithodoros turicata isolate Travis chromosome 6, ASM3712646v1, whole genome shotgun sequence:
- the LOC135397827 gene encoding uncharacterized protein LOC135397827, producing the protein MKQRRIKCTHPLYVGFAILEISKVRMYSFIYESLFSRLTCPVQLIYSDTDSIIFSLTCESLEEQLMKIESELDLSSYPPDHPLFNDEHANQMGYFKDETGGGVIQEVVAIRAKMYSILLAGTHKQIARAKGVKKDVVRKHLLHEVYRDSLFNEKAVSQKQCTIQSIKQTMYTISRLKKSLVPYDDKRYLVDAVHSFPYGSCEYAPENPEESPRPSTSGIE; encoded by the exons atgaagcaacgccgcatcaaatgcacgcaccccctttacgtgggctttgccattcttgaaatatccaaagtccgaatgtacagcttcatctacgagtcgctcttttctcgcttgacatgtccagtgcaattgatctatagcgacacggacagcataattttttctctcacgtgtgaaagcctggaagagcagctgatgaagattgagagtgagttagatctgtcttcctatccgccggaccacccacttttcaacgacgagcacgcgaaccagatggggtacttcaaagacgagacggggggcggagttattcaggaagtcgtagccatccgagcgaaaatgtacagcattctcttggctgggacacacaaacagatcgcgagagcgaaaggagttaagaaagacgtggtgaggaaacatttattgcacgaagtgtaccgagattctctgttcaatgaaaaggcggtctctcagaagcagtgcaccatccagagtataaagcaaacgatgtacaccatttcgagactcaagaagagcttggtcccctacgacgacaagcgctatctcgtggatgccgtacactccttcccttatgggagctgcgaatacg caccggaaaacccggaagagagcccgagaccgtcgacgtcaggcatcgagtaa